One Rhodospirillales bacterium DNA segment encodes these proteins:
- the guaA gene encoding glutamine-hydrolyzing GMP synthase produces MTDRILIVDFGSQVTQLIARRVREAGVYCEINPFNKVDAARLADFAPRGIILSGGPASVVETAAPRIDPAIFAAGLPVLGICYGQQAMVAQLGGRVEAGFSREFGRAVVEITGTCPLFDGIWQRDGRETVWMSHGDRVTELPPGFQSVAVSEGAPFAVIADERRHFYGVQFHPEVVHTPHGAALLRNFTHAIAGCRGDWTMAAFRDEAIARVRARVGRGRVVCGLSGGVDSSVTAVLLFEALGEQLRCIFVDTGLLRQGEATEVVDLFRGHYNIPLVHRDASDLFLANLAGVTDPEAKRKIIGRTFIDVFDEEAHAAGGADFLAQGTLYPDVVESVSVHGGPSATIKSHHNVGGLPDRMKLSLVEPLRELFKDEVRVLGRELGLPDSLLRRHPFPGPGLAVRILGAVSRENAELLRRADAIFLEEIAAAGLYDAIWQAFAVLLPVRAVGVMGDARTYDAVVALRAVTSTDGMTADSYPFDHAFLARVSARIVNEVRGVGRVVYDITSKPPGTIEWE; encoded by the coding sequence GTGACCGACCGCATCCTAATCGTCGACTTCGGCAGCCAGGTCACGCAGCTCATCGCCCGGCGGGTGCGTGAGGCTGGCGTCTACTGCGAGATCAATCCGTTCAACAAGGTCGATGCCGCACGGCTCGCCGACTTCGCGCCGCGGGGCATCATCTTGTCCGGTGGCCCGGCCTCGGTCGTTGAAACGGCCGCGCCGCGCATTGACCCGGCGATCTTCGCCGCCGGCCTGCCGGTACTCGGCATCTGCTACGGCCAGCAGGCGATGGTCGCGCAATTGGGCGGCCGGGTCGAGGCGGGCTTTTCCCGCGAATTTGGCCGCGCCGTCGTCGAGATCACCGGCACCTGCCCGCTGTTCGACGGCATCTGGCAGCGCGACGGGCGAGAAACCGTATGGATGAGCCACGGCGACCGGGTCACGGAACTGCCGCCGGGATTCCAATCGGTGGCCGTCTCCGAGGGCGCCCCGTTCGCGGTCATCGCCGACGAGAGGCGGCATTTCTACGGCGTGCAGTTCCATCCGGAGGTGGTGCATACGCCGCACGGAGCCGCGCTGCTGCGCAACTTTACCCACGCGATCGCCGGCTGCCGTGGCGACTGGACGATGGCGGCCTTCCGCGATGAGGCCATCGCCCGGGTGCGCGCGCGCGTCGGCCGCGGCCGGGTTGTGTGCGGCCTTTCCGGCGGCGTTGATTCATCGGTAACGGCGGTTCTGCTGTTCGAAGCGCTGGGCGAGCAACTCCGCTGCATCTTCGTCGATACCGGTCTTTTGCGCCAGGGCGAGGCGACGGAGGTCGTGGACCTCTTTCGCGGCCATTACAACATTCCGCTCGTTCACCGCGATGCCTCGGATCTCTTCTTGGCCAATCTCGCCGGCGTCACCGATCCCGAGGCCAAGCGCAAAATCATCGGCCGCACCTTCATCGATGTCTTCGACGAGGAGGCCCATGCCGCCGGCGGCGCTGATTTTCTCGCTCAGGGCACGCTTTATCCCGACGTCGTCGAGTCGGTCTCGGTTCATGGCGGGCCTAGCGCGACGATCAAATCCCACCACAACGTCGGCGGTCTACCGGATCGAATGAAGCTCTCGCTGGTCGAGCCTTTGCGCGAGCTGTTCAAGGACGAAGTGCGGGTGCTGGGCCGCGAACTCGGATTGCCCGACAGCCTGCTGCGGCGCCATCCCTTTCCCGGCCCCGGGCTGGCGGTGCGCATCCTGGGCGCGGTGAGCCGGGAAAACGCCGAGCTTCTCCGCCGAGCCGATGCGATCTTCCTTGAGGAAATCGCCGCCGCCGGCCTTTACGATGCCATCTGGCAGGCATTCGCCGTGCTCCTGCCCGTGCGCGCGGTGGGCGTGATGGGCGATGCCCGGACCTACGATGCGGTCGTCGCGCTGCGGGCGGTCACCTCGACCGACGGCATGACCGCCGACAGCTATCCGTTCGATCACGCCTTCCTCGCCCGCGTCAGCGCCCGGATCGTCAACGAGGTCCGTGGCGTCGGCCGCGTCGTCTACGACATCACCTCAAAACCCCCCGGAACCATCGAGTGGGAGTGA